Proteins encoded by one window of Rhineura floridana isolate rRhiFlo1 chromosome 9, rRhiFlo1.hap2, whole genome shotgun sequence:
- the NDNF gene encoding protein NDNF, which translates to MLLLHCSMSYFLLLLPFGSWTQKLPTRDEELFQMQIQDKTFFHDSSVLPDGAEISSYLFRETPKRFFFVVEEDNTPLAVTVTPCDAPLEWKLSLQELPEESSGEGSGEPEPLEQQKQQIIKEEGTELFSYRGNDVEYFVSSSSPSGLYQLELLSTEKDTHFKVYATTTPESDQPYPELPYDPRVDVTSLGRTTVTLAWKPSPTASLLKQPMQYCVVINKEHNFKSLCAVEAKQSSDDAFMSAPKPGLDFSPFDFAHFGFSSNSNSGKERSFLKSSSKFGRQIYSKPGVDLENICIGNKNIFTVSELKPDTQYYFDIFAVNVNTNMSTAYVGTFARTKEEAKQKTVDLKDGKVTDVFIKRKGSKFLRFAPVSSHQKVTFFVHSCLDAIQIQVRRDGKLLLSQNVESVRQFQLRGKPKAKYLIRLKGNKRGASMLKILATTRSNKQSFPSLPEDTRIKAFDKLRTCSSVTVAWLGTQERNKFCIYRKEVDDNYNEEQKKREQNQCLGPDLRKKSEKVLCKYFHSQNLQKAVTTETVKGLQPGKSYLLDVYVIGHGGHSVKYQSKMVKTRKFC; encoded by the exons ATGCTCTTGCTGCACTGTTCCATGTCCTACTTCCTCCTGCTGCTACCTTTTGGCTCCTGGACACAGAAGCTGCCCACTAGAGATGAAGAGCTTTTTCAAATGCAGATCCAAGACAAAACATTCTTCCACGATTCATCAGTCCTCCCAGATGGAGCTGAAATCAGTAGCTATCTCTTCAGAGAAACACCCAAAAG GTTTTTTTTTGTGGTTGAGGAAGATAACACACCCTTAGCAGTTACAGTAACTCCCTGTGATGCTCCTTTGGAATGGAAGCTGAGTTTGCAAGAGCTTCCAGAAGAGTCCAGTGGAGAAGGCTCAG GTGAGCCAGAGCCACTTGAACAGCAGAAACAACAGATTATCAAAGAAGAAGGCACAGAGCTGTTCTCCTACAGAGGAAATGATGTTGAATATTTTGTGTCCTCCAGTTCACCTTCTGGCTTGTACCAGTTAGAACTCTTGTCAACAGAGAAGGATACACACTTCAAAGTATATGCCACTACAACTCCAGAGTCAGATCAACCATATCCCGAGCTACCTTATGATCCAAGAGTTGATGTCACTTCTCTTGGCCGCACAACTGTCACTTTGgcatggaaaccaagccctacaGCTTCGTTACTGAAACAGCCTATGCAATATTGTGTGGTCATTAATAAAGAACACAATTTCAAAAGCCTCTGTGCTGTTGAAGCTAAACAGAGTTCTGATGATGCCTTTATGAGTGCACCCAAACCTGGTCTAGACTTTAGCCCATTTGACTTTGCCCATTTTGGATTTTCTTCCAACAGTAACTCTGGGAAAGAGCGCAGCTTCCTAAAATCATCATCAAAGTTTGGGCGGCAGATCTATTCAAAGCCTGGAGTTGACCTGGAAAATATATGTATTGGGAACAAGAACATCTTTACTGTGTCTGAACTGAAACCTGATACGCAGTACTACTTTGACATATTTGCTGTAAATGTCAACACAAATATGAGTACTGCCTATGTTGGCACTTTTGCAAGAACCAAAGAGGAGGCTAAGCAGAAGACAGTTGACCTCAAAGATGGGAAAGTTACAGATGTGTTTATCAAGAGAAAAGGCTCGAAATTTTTGCGGTTTGCTCCTGTTTCATCACACCAAAAAGTTACGTTTTTTGTCCATTCCTGCCTTGATGCTATACAGATCCAAGTCAGAAGAGATGGAAAACTTCTCTTGTCACAAAATGTTGAAAGCGTCCGTCAGTTCCAACTTAGGGGAAAGCCAAAAGCTAAATACCTCATTCGACTGAAAGGAAATAAGAGAGGTGCTTCCATGCTGAAGATTTTAGCTACTACAAGGTCTAATAAACAATCATTTCCATCTCTTCCTGAGGACACAAGAATAAAAGCCTTTGATAAGCTTCGCACATGTTCTTCAGTCACAGTGGCATGGCTAGGGACACAAGAAAGGAACAAATTTTGCATATATAGAAAAGAAGTGGATGACAATTATAATGAGGAGCAAAAGAAAAGAGAACAAAATCAGTGCCTGGGGCCAGACCTgaggaaaaaatcagaaaaagtCCTCTGTAAATATTTCCACAGCCAGAACCTACAAAAAGCAGTTACCACAGAGACAGTTAAAGGTCTGCAGCCTGGCAAATCCTACCTTCTGGATGTTTATGTCATAGGACATGGAGGACACTCTGTTAAGTATCAAAGTAAAATGGTGAAGACAAGGAAATTCTGTTAG